In the genome of Carnobacterium viridans, one region contains:
- the xerD gene encoding site-specific tyrosine recombinase XerD, translating into MNEDIEEYIRFLTIERGLSKNTIESYKRDIRQYLVFIEQIKVTEWNQIDRYTVLSFLQDLKEKEKSAGTIIRMISCLRQFHQFLKQEKLAQSDPMLHIDTPKKAQKLPKVLSIKEVERLIENPNTGETLGLRDRAMLEVMYATGLRVSELTELKLDDLHLSLGLIQTIGKGDKERIIPLGDLAITWIEKYLRYSRTKLEKEGQRSPYLFLNHHGRKLTRQGVWKNLKIIVKKAGIVKEVTPHTLRHSFATHLLENGADLRVVQELLGHSDISTTQIYTHITKQRMSSVYKTYHPRA; encoded by the coding sequence ATGAATGAAGATATAGAAGAATATATACGTTTTCTTACAATTGAGCGAGGTCTTTCAAAAAACACAATTGAAAGCTATAAAAGAGATATCAGACAATACTTGGTTTTTATTGAGCAAATCAAAGTAACCGAATGGAATCAAATTGATCGCTATACTGTATTGTCATTTTTACAGGATTTAAAAGAGAAAGAAAAATCAGCAGGTACGATTATTCGAATGATTTCTTGTTTAAGACAATTTCATCAGTTTTTAAAACAGGAAAAACTAGCCCAAAGTGACCCGATGTTACATATTGACACACCAAAGAAAGCACAAAAATTGCCAAAAGTATTGTCGATCAAAGAAGTAGAACGTTTAATAGAAAATCCAAATACAGGAGAGACGCTAGGATTAAGAGATCGGGCAATGCTTGAAGTAATGTATGCAACAGGATTGCGCGTTTCTGAGTTAACAGAATTAAAATTAGATGATTTGCATTTATCGCTTGGATTAATTCAAACAATCGGTAAAGGTGATAAAGAAAGAATCATTCCCTTAGGAGATCTAGCAATCACATGGATTGAAAAGTATTTGCGTTACAGTCGGACAAAGTTAGAAAAAGAAGGTCAGCGTTCACCGTATTTATTTCTAAACCACCATGGACGTAAATTAACCAGACAAGGCGTATGGAAAAATTTGAAAATAATCGTAAAAAAAGCTGGAATCGTAAAAGAAGTAACACCTCATACGTTGCGTCATTCTTTTGCGACACATTTATTAGAAAATGGGGCTGATTTAAGAGTGGTGCAAGAGTTATTAGGTCATTCAGATATCTCCACAACCCAAATATATACTCATATTACCAAACAAAGGATGTCGAGCGTTTACAAAACCTATCATCCCAGAGCTTGA
- the deoB gene encoding phosphopentomutase gives MSYKRVHLIVMDSVGIGEAPDADKFNDLGSDTLGHIAQEAGLTIPHLEQLGLGNIKPLKDVRSVADSLGYYTKLEEVSVGKDTMTGHWEIMGLNIQTPFRVFPEGFPDDLLKKIEDFSGRKIVGNKPASGTAILDEYGQHQLETGDLIIYTSADPVLQIAAHEKVIPLEELYRICQFVRDITKEDPYMIGRIIARPYIGEPGNFSRTSGRHDYALDPFGKTVLNHLSEAGKEVIAIGKINDIYNGKGITDSVRTEHNMDGVDKLLTVMGKDFEGLSFLNLVDFDAKFGHRRDVAGYGQAIDEFDDRIDEIVGKLKEDDLLLITADHGNDPTAPGTDHTREYVPLLAYSPSMKGHGEIPKGHFADIGATIAENFNVQDTGFGKSFLKELN, from the coding sequence ATGTCATATAAAAGAGTGCATTTAATCGTCATGGATTCAGTTGGTATTGGTGAAGCGCCTGATGCTGATAAGTTTAATGATTTAGGAAGCGATACTTTAGGCCATATTGCGCAAGAAGCTGGCCTGACAATACCTCATCTAGAACAATTAGGGCTTGGAAATATTAAACCGCTAAAAGATGTTCGCAGTGTGGCAGATAGCCTAGGGTATTATACTAAATTAGAAGAAGTATCAGTAGGTAAAGATACAATGACTGGCCATTGGGAAATTATGGGACTGAATATTCAAACACCATTTCGTGTTTTTCCAGAAGGTTTTCCAGATGATTTATTAAAAAAAATTGAAGACTTTTCTGGCCGCAAAATTGTTGGAAACAAACCAGCAAGTGGGACAGCTATTCTTGATGAATATGGACAACACCAATTAGAAACAGGAGATTTAATTATCTATACTTCAGCAGATCCTGTGTTGCAAATTGCAGCTCATGAAAAGGTTATTCCTTTAGAAGAGCTATATCGTATTTGTCAATTTGTCAGAGATATTACGAAAGAAGATCCTTACATGATTGGTAGAATTATTGCTCGCCCATACATTGGGGAACCGGGTAATTTTTCAAGAACAAGTGGACGTCATGACTATGCATTAGATCCTTTTGGAAAAACCGTCTTAAATCATTTGAGCGAAGCCGGGAAAGAAGTCATCGCAATTGGTAAAATCAATGACATTTATAATGGAAAAGGTATTACTGATTCTGTACGTACGGAACACAATATGGATGGTGTAGACAAATTATTGACCGTTATGGGTAAAGATTTTGAAGGGCTTAGCTTCTTGAATCTTGTTGATTTTGATGCTAAGTTTGGGCATCGTCGTGATGTTGCAGGCTATGGTCAAGCAATAGATGAATTTGATGATCGAATAGATGAAATCGTTGGAAAATTAAAAGAAGACGATTTATTGCTGATTACAGCTGATCATGGAAATGATCCGACAGCTCCTGGAACAGATCATACAAGAGAATATGTTCCTTTACTAGCCTATTCCCCATCTATGAAAGGGCATGGCGAAATTCCTAAAGGACACTTCGCTGATATTGGAGCAACCATTGCAGAAAACTTCAATGTTCAAGATACAGGTTTTGGGAAAAGTTTCTTAAAAGAATTAAACTAA
- a CDS encoding ECF transporter S component: MQTSNTKKMVGISMLAAFATILISFGFPIIPGVTFLKVDFSDIPVLIGMFLYGPVGGVMVAFIRSLLHYIQTGGDAGYPIGDTASFIASVAYTLPIYLIMKAKIHDTKNIVFANVIGTASLTVVLSVVNYLFLLPLYLKVLNFSVGPIREYLLMGVIPFNIIKGAIVSTVFILLFAKLKTWLFRNQMTKISVK; the protein is encoded by the coding sequence ATGCAAACTAGTAATACGAAAAAAATGGTGGGAATCTCCATGTTGGCTGCTTTTGCGACCATTTTGATTTCATTTGGTTTTCCAATAATTCCAGGAGTCACTTTTCTTAAAGTAGACTTTAGTGATATACCTGTTTTGATTGGAATGTTTTTATACGGTCCGGTTGGAGGCGTAATGGTGGCGTTTATACGCTCTTTACTTCATTATATCCAAACGGGCGGTGACGCAGGATATCCTATTGGGGATACTGCAAGCTTCATAGCTTCTGTCGCTTACACATTGCCAATTTATTTAATCATGAAGGCTAAAATTCATGATACGAAAAATATTGTGTTTGCAAATGTGATTGGAACTGCATCTTTAACGGTTGTTCTATCCGTTGTAAATTATTTATTTTTACTTCCTTTATACTTAAAAGTATTAAACTTTAGTGTAGGGCCTATTAGAGAGTATCTTTTAATGGGTGTTATACCATTTAATATAATAAAAGGAGCTATAGTAAGCACGGTATTTATCTTACTCTTTGCAAAATTAAAAACTTGGTTATTTCGTAACCAAATGACAAAAATCAGTGTTAAATAA
- a CDS encoding purine-nucleoside phosphorylase has translation MTTAILNKINEAKNYILEKGVQDSEIGLILGSGLGELGDEVEHAIAISYSEIPHFPVSTVEGHAGQLVYGTLGGKKVLAMQGRFHFYEGYSLEEVTFPIRVMKALGIHSVIVTNAAGGINANFTPGELMMIIDHINYTGVNPLIGPNDASMGPRFTDMSHAYDLAYQETVRSVAKDMNIDLKEGVYVGFSGPTYETPAEIKMVRLFGADAVGMSTVPEVIVAKHADMRVIGISCITNLAAGMQAQLNHEEVVETTQRVKHTFKALVKNILSEM, from the coding sequence ATGACTACCGCAATTTTAAATAAAATAAACGAAGCAAAAAATTATATTCTAGAAAAAGGCGTTCAAGATAGCGAAATCGGCTTGATTTTAGGATCAGGATTAGGTGAATTAGGCGACGAAGTTGAACATGCAATTGCAATTTCTTACAGTGAGATTCCGCATTTTCCTGTTTCAACTGTAGAAGGTCATGCTGGACAATTAGTCTATGGAACACTTGGCGGTAAAAAAGTACTCGCTATGCAAGGGCGTTTTCATTTTTATGAAGGCTATTCTTTAGAAGAAGTAACTTTCCCAATACGTGTAATGAAAGCCTTAGGTATTCATTCGGTAATCGTTACAAATGCAGCCGGTGGAATCAACGCTAACTTTACACCTGGGGAATTGATGATGATTATAGATCACATCAACTATACAGGCGTAAATCCTTTAATTGGACCAAATGATGCTTCTATGGGACCACGCTTTACGGATATGAGCCATGCTTACGATTTAGCTTATCAAGAAACTGTTCGTTCTGTAGCAAAAGATATGAATATCGACCTAAAAGAAGGCGTTTATGTTGGTTTTTCTGGACCTACTTATGAAACACCTGCAGAGATAAAAATGGTTCGTCTTTTCGGAGCAGATGCGGTAGGAATGTCAACCGTTCCGGAAGTGATAGTAGCAAAACATGCTGATATGAGAGTGATCGGTATTTCATGTATCACTAATTTAGCAGCCGGCATGCAAGCTCAATTAAATCATGAAGAAGTTGTTGAGACTACTCAACGGGTTAAACATACATTTAAAGCACTTGTAAAAAATATTCTTTCAGAAATGTAA
- a CDS encoding pseudouridine synthase has protein sequence MERLQKVLAHAGVASRRKSEELISKGHVKVNGKVVKEMGIQIGNSDVVEVDGVPIYREEPVYFLLNKPRNMITAVSDDKGRPVVTDLFANIEQRIYPVGRLDYDTTGALMLTNDGELSQLLMHPKYQIDKTYVAKVKGLVDRKALNKLEKGIIVEGKKTAPAKAKILSSDRAKDITMVELTIHEGRNRQVKNMFQAIGHPVEKLKRESYGTLTLDGLQPGEWRELKTFEIYQLRNSATQEENN, from the coding sequence ATGGAAAGATTGCAAAAAGTTTTAGCTCATGCTGGAGTAGCCTCGCGTCGTAAATCAGAGGAACTTATTTCTAAAGGACATGTTAAAGTAAATGGAAAAGTTGTTAAGGAAATGGGCATTCAAATCGGGAATTCTGATGTAGTAGAAGTAGATGGCGTTCCGATTTATAGAGAAGAACCAGTCTATTTTTTATTGAATAAACCTAGAAATATGATCACAGCCGTTTCAGATGATAAGGGACGACCTGTAGTAACAGATTTGTTTGCTAATATCGAACAACGAATTTATCCAGTTGGACGATTAGACTACGACACAACAGGGGCATTGATGTTAACAAATGACGGAGAACTTTCTCAATTATTGATGCATCCTAAGTATCAAATAGATAAAACGTATGTGGCTAAAGTAAAAGGTCTAGTTGATAGAAAAGCACTGAATAAACTTGAAAAAGGTATCATAGTTGAAGGTAAAAAAACGGCACCAGCTAAAGCTAAAATCCTGTCATCTGATCGAGCAAAAGACATCACTATGGTCGAATTAACCATACATGAAGGTCGCAATAGACAAGTAAAAAATATGTTTCAAGCTATTGGTCATCCGGTAGAAAAATTAAAAAGAGAATCTTATGGTACATTGACATTAGATGGATTACAACCAGGGGAGTGGCGTGAATTAAAAACGTTTGAAATCTATCAATTGCGCAATTCAGCAACCCAAGAAGAAAATAATTAA
- a CDS encoding sensor histidine kinase yields the protein MFKLNSLVTRTWVVTMLAIGFCFFTSTQVYGMIYKKNIEENYIKDFESSMDAIATMSEEDPNFLIENLDKIRVFNSYLFLIIQQQDEPIVYSSIIDLDKQLKSIEKVKATSQVSAALSSGEDALIKDEVSFDGESKIPFIMKIHHFDLNNQASQLYIYGDLSFLNKTHSRMAMWSVASLILYIVIGILLFYYFQRRLGHPLTQLRDIAYDYAKNDFSKQTQSNYKDELAQLALAMNKMGKSLEVTGAATRQEKELLENIVTSISTGVLYYNQDKTLLMSNPLGDEYLQHLYRSDQVMKTVIPEVLEYKIDSVIKFPEKVSYENNIDDYYYNITLIPLFDENLESVRGVLVSIQNITKEKRLDIMRNDFINNISHELRTPLVMIQGYSEAILDDVAETQEEKKEMAKIIGEESIRMNRMVNEMLDSSRMEAGFINLIKLDVQLDDFFNKLFTRFATMSEKNNIEMKLTIDANLDSYYMDEDKMNQVFVNLINNAIRHTSLSDKEHKKVEIWVHLDRIMDEVLIEVKDNGTGISEEDVPYVFDRFYKADKSRTVMKGNKTGTGIGLSIVKNIIEAHGGFVEVKSVVHEHTAFIVHLPYID from the coding sequence ATGTTTAAATTAAATAGCCTTGTAACCCGTACTTGGGTAGTAACAATGTTAGCTATAGGTTTTTGTTTTTTTACCTCAACTCAAGTATATGGAATGATTTATAAAAAAAATATTGAAGAAAACTATATAAAAGATTTTGAAAGTTCAATGGATGCTATTGCAACCATGTCTGAAGAAGATCCAAATTTTTTAATAGAAAATTTAGATAAAATAAGAGTTTTTAATTCATATCTTTTTTTGATCATCCAACAACAAGATGAACCTATTGTTTATTCGTCCATTATTGATTTGGATAAACAATTAAAATCTATTGAGAAAGTCAAAGCGACTAGTCAAGTGAGTGCTGCTTTAAGTAGTGGAGAAGACGCTTTGATTAAAGACGAAGTATCTTTTGATGGAGAATCAAAAATACCTTTTATCATGAAAATTCATCATTTTGATCTTAACAACCAAGCTAGTCAACTATACATCTATGGAGATTTATCTTTTTTAAATAAAACCCATAGTAGGATGGCGATGTGGTCAGTTGCGAGTTTGATTCTTTATATTGTGATAGGAATTTTATTGTTTTATTATTTCCAACGTAGGCTGGGTCATCCCTTAACTCAATTGAGAGATATTGCTTACGATTATGCTAAAAATGATTTTTCAAAACAAACTCAATCGAATTATAAAGATGAGTTAGCTCAATTAGCGCTTGCTATGAATAAAATGGGGAAATCATTGGAAGTAACAGGAGCAGCAACTAGACAAGAAAAAGAACTATTAGAAAACATTGTGACGTCGATATCAACAGGAGTGTTGTATTACAATCAAGATAAAACATTATTGATGTCTAACCCACTTGGAGATGAATATTTACAACACCTGTATCGATCAGATCAAGTAATGAAAACAGTTATACCTGAAGTGCTAGAATACAAAATCGATTCTGTTATCAAATTTCCCGAAAAAGTAAGTTATGAAAATAATATTGATGATTATTATTACAATATAACATTGATACCACTTTTTGATGAAAATTTAGAAAGTGTCCGTGGTGTTTTGGTTTCTATTCAAAATATTACTAAAGAAAAAAGGCTTGACATTATGAGGAATGATTTTATTAATAACATCTCTCATGAATTAAGAACACCTTTAGTGATGATTCAAGGCTACAGTGAAGCTATTTTGGATGATGTAGCCGAGACGCAAGAAGAGAAAAAAGAAATGGCTAAGATTATCGGTGAGGAATCTATTCGAATGAATCGTATGGTTAATGAAATGCTGGATAGTTCTAGAATGGAAGCTGGCTTTATCAATTTGATCAAGCTGGATGTTCAGTTAGACGACTTTTTCAATAAATTATTTACGCGATTTGCTACGATGTCTGAAAAAAATAATATTGAAATGAAATTGACGATTGATGCTAATTTAGATTCTTATTATATGGATGAAGATAAGATGAACCAAGTATTTGTAAATTTGATTAATAATGCGATTAGACATACTAGTTTGTCTGATAAAGAACATAAAAAAGTTGAAATTTGGGTTCATTTGGATAGAATCATGGATGAGGTTCTAATCGAAGTAAAGGATAACGGAACAGGAATTTCTGAAGAAGATGTCCCTTATGTTTTTGATCGTTTTTATAAAGCTGATAAATCACGTACTGTAATGAAAGGCAATAAAACAGGAACGGGTATCGGCTTGTCCATTGTTAAAAATATTATAGAAGCACATGGTGGCTTTGTCGAAGTGAAAAGTGTTGTGCATGAACACACTGCTTTTATTGTTCATTTACCCTATATTGATTAA
- a CDS encoding segregation/condensation protein A has translation MSSDINIKTDAFEGPLDLLLHLIKHLEIDIYDIPIADVTSQYLNYIRAMKVLQLDVAGDYLVMAATLMAIKSKLLLPKQEIDAAQDDEGFYDSGEDPRDALVGQLLEYRKFKSAAALLKVKEEERSHYFSKEPANLELLQEKVPLEPLQISTFDLVAAFQEMVNKKMKKVPLQTKIKAEETTINEKMNFIMGKLRNVKASQGILFAGFFEEPTKNEMVTTFMALLELIKEKDIYILQEITYGDIIVYPSETEEIGDE, from the coding sequence ATGTCATCTGATATAAATATAAAAACTGATGCATTTGAAGGGCCGCTAGACTTATTGTTGCACTTGATCAAACACTTAGAGATTGATATTTACGATATTCCAATTGCTGATGTAACATCACAATATTTGAATTACATTCGAGCAATGAAAGTATTGCAGCTAGATGTCGCGGGTGATTATTTAGTTATGGCTGCTACATTAATGGCTATTAAAAGCAAACTTCTGTTACCAAAACAGGAAATCGATGCAGCTCAAGATGATGAAGGGTTTTATGATTCTGGTGAAGACCCCCGAGATGCATTAGTAGGACAATTACTCGAATATCGAAAATTTAAATCAGCAGCCGCTTTATTGAAAGTAAAAGAAGAAGAGCGAAGTCACTACTTTTCTAAGGAGCCTGCTAATTTAGAGCTGTTACAAGAAAAGGTTCCTCTCGAACCTCTTCAAATCAGTACATTTGATTTAGTAGCTGCTTTTCAAGAAATGGTTAATAAGAAAATGAAAAAAGTTCCTTTGCAAACAAAAATTAAAGCTGAAGAGACCACGATTAATGAAAAAATGAATTTTATCATGGGAAAACTAAGAAATGTAAAAGCCAGTCAAGGGATTTTGTTTGCAGGTTTTTTTGAAGAGCCAACAAAAAATGAGATGGTAACGACCTTTATGGCTTTACTTGAACTCATCAAGGAAAAAGATATTTACATTTTACAAGAAATAACTTATGGAGATATTATTGTCTATCCATCAGAAACAGAAGAAATAGGTGACGAGTAG
- a CDS encoding GNAT family N-acetyltransferase, which translates to MLLDYKNDYEKISMGLLSFVPDLKDVSRLQDEMDWYQSKENRKLYLWKSEDTQDIIGVIGVEIGNDMILLRHISINPSFRNEGISYNMLEALERRFLQKKILGTLETSALVAKWEQEKSKQNQQQILVTDEKGEG; encoded by the coding sequence ATGTTACTCGATTACAAAAATGATTATGAAAAAATTTCAATGGGATTGCTCTCATTCGTTCCAGATTTAAAAGACGTTTCTCGTTTGCAAGATGAAATGGATTGGTATCAAAGTAAAGAAAATCGTAAACTTTATTTATGGAAAAGTGAGGATACTCAGGATATCATAGGTGTAATAGGCGTAGAAATTGGGAATGACATGATACTGCTAAGGCATATTTCAATCAACCCTTCATTTAGAAACGAAGGCATTAGTTATAACATGTTAGAAGCTTTAGAACGTCGTTTCCTACAAAAAAAAATACTAGGAACATTAGAAACGTCCGCTTTGGTTGCTAAGTGGGAACAAGAAAAAAGCAAACAAAACCAACAGCAGATCTTAGTAACTGATGAAAAAGGCGAGGGTTAA
- a CDS encoding response regulator transcription factor, translating into MENDDMHLLVVDDEDRIRRLLKMYLERENYVIFEADNGEDAVKMALENDYDLILLDLMLPKMDGIEVAEKIRETKNTPIMMLTAKGEEVSRIEGFEVGADDYIVKPFSPREVVLRVSAVLKRTQSGKPKAKANPDLIKMPHFEIDDQSHRVLADGSAVNLTPKEYDLLLYLAQSPDQIFGREQLLREVWKYEFFGDLRTVDTHIKRLREKLTKHSEPAAKMIVTVWGLGYKFNSFPEESEK; encoded by the coding sequence ATGGAAAATGATGACATGCACCTATTAGTAGTAGATGACGAAGATCGTATTCGCCGACTATTAAAAATGTATTTAGAAAGAGAGAATTATGTCATTTTTGAAGCAGATAATGGTGAAGATGCCGTTAAGATGGCTTTAGAAAATGATTATGATTTAATTTTGCTAGATTTGATGCTTCCTAAAATGGATGGTATTGAAGTTGCTGAAAAAATACGAGAAACTAAAAATACTCCAATTATGATGTTGACCGCTAAAGGGGAGGAAGTTAGCCGTATAGAAGGATTTGAAGTAGGTGCAGACGATTATATAGTGAAACCATTCAGTCCCAGAGAAGTCGTTTTAAGAGTATCGGCTGTTCTAAAAAGAACCCAAAGCGGAAAACCAAAAGCAAAAGCAAATCCTGATTTAATCAAAATGCCTCATTTTGAAATAGATGATCAATCTCATCGTGTTTTGGCAGATGGCAGTGCTGTCAATCTGACTCCAAAAGAATATGATTTATTATTGTATCTAGCACAATCTCCAGATCAAATTTTTGGAAGAGAACAATTATTACGTGAAGTATGGAAGTATGAGTTCTTTGGCGATTTAAGAACGGTAGATACTCATATTAAACGCTTAAGAGAAAAATTAACGAAGCATTCTGAACCGGCCGCGAAAATGATTGTGACCGTATGGGGTCTAGGGTATAAATTTAATTCTTTTCCAGAAGAATCTGAAAAGTAG
- the lysA gene encoding diaminopimelate decarboxylase, translating to MDERLLTGTMRMNKANHLEIGGVDTVSLVEKYGTPVYVYDISQIKYKARTFKMTFQKRNIKAQVAYASKAFSCLAIYQLMAKEEMSLDVVSGGELFTAIQAEYPNKKIHFHGNNKSDSEIIAALDYDIGCFVVDNFYELSKLNEYTKQRQQKVSILLRVTPGVEAHTHEYITTGQTDSKFGFDLENGQAQQALEMSLEMPYIDVMGLHCHIGSQIFETDGFSLAIDKLMIQSKEWQLLFDFQLRVLNVGGGFGIRYISEDEPLPIEDYVNNLIDEVQSVSEKIQLPMPEIWIEPGRSLVGDAGITLYQVGSQKKIPDVRNYLAIDGGMTDNIRPALYDAKYTGVLANRVADTVEETYSIAGKCCESGDMLIWDLPLPKADATDILAVFSTGAYGYAMASNYNRIPRPPVVFVENGKDFLAIKRESYADLMRLDCSLY from the coding sequence ATGGATGAAAGATTACTAACGGGCACAATGAGAATGAATAAGGCTAACCATTTAGAAATTGGTGGCGTAGACACAGTTTCATTGGTTGAAAAATATGGAACACCAGTCTACGTATACGATATTTCTCAAATAAAATACAAAGCACGTACATTTAAAATGACTTTTCAAAAACGTAATATCAAAGCTCAAGTTGCCTATGCCAGTAAAGCATTTTCTTGTTTAGCGATCTATCAATTAATGGCAAAGGAAGAGATGTCATTAGATGTTGTTTCTGGTGGAGAGTTATTCACAGCTATCCAAGCAGAATACCCAAATAAAAAAATCCATTTTCATGGAAACAATAAATCAGATTCAGAAATTATTGCAGCTTTGGATTATGACATTGGTTGTTTTGTTGTCGATAATTTTTATGAATTAAGTAAATTGAATGAATATACTAAACAGCGTCAACAAAAAGTGTCTATTCTATTACGGGTAACTCCTGGAGTCGAAGCTCACACTCATGAATACATTACTACTGGACAAACCGATTCTAAATTTGGATTTGATCTGGAAAACGGCCAAGCGCAGCAAGCTTTAGAAATGTCTTTGGAAATGCCGTATATCGATGTTATGGGTTTGCATTGTCATATCGGTTCACAGATTTTTGAAACAGACGGTTTTAGTCTAGCGATTGATAAACTAATGATACAATCAAAAGAATGGCAACTACTATTTGACTTTCAATTGCGTGTTTTAAACGTTGGTGGAGGTTTTGGTATCAGGTATATATCTGAAGATGAGCCGTTGCCAATTGAAGATTATGTAAATAACTTAATTGATGAAGTTCAGTCTGTTTCAGAAAAAATTCAATTGCCAATGCCTGAAATTTGGATTGAACCAGGTCGTAGTCTAGTAGGAGATGCAGGGATTACTTTATATCAAGTCGGTTCGCAAAAAAAGATACCAGATGTTCGAAACTATCTAGCCATTGATGGTGGTATGACGGATAACATCAGACCTGCCTTATACGATGCGAAATATACGGGAGTTTTGGCGAATCGTGTAGCAGATACAGTAGAAGAAACTTACTCTATAGCTGGGAAATGTTGTGAGTCTGGCGATATGCTAATTTGGGATTTGCCACTGCCAAAAGCAGATGCCACTGATATTTTAGCTGTTTTTAGTACTGGTGCTTATGGTTATGCAATGGCAAGCAATTATAACCGTATTCCAAGACCACCCGTAGTATTTGTTGAAAATGGAAAAGATTTTTTGGCTATTAAGCGAGAAAGTTATGCAGACTTAATGAGATTAGATTGCTCTCTTTATTAA
- the scpB gene encoding SMC-Scp complex subunit ScpB yields MDELAVIEALLFVAGDEGMTLEEISTLLECSTQQVYQFLMRLQKEYETMTARGLMLLEVGNHYQLATKKEYAEVIKKYAISPLTTNLSQAALETLAIIAYKQPLTRMEIDEIRGVQTSGALQKLTLRGLIEPKGRAEGPGRAILYGTSGYFMDYFGLKDLNDLPKITELETETSEKESDLFFERFNQQFE; encoded by the coding sequence ATGGATGAATTAGCAGTAATTGAAGCACTTCTTTTTGTAGCTGGAGATGAGGGCATGACATTAGAAGAAATCTCAACTCTTTTAGAGTGTTCAACTCAACAAGTCTATCAATTTTTAATGCGACTTCAAAAAGAGTATGAAACGATGACTGCCAGAGGGTTGATGTTGCTGGAGGTAGGAAATCACTATCAACTTGCGACTAAAAAAGAGTATGCAGAGGTCATAAAAAAGTATGCTATTTCGCCTTTGACTACTAATCTTTCACAAGCAGCACTAGAAACACTTGCCATTATAGCCTATAAGCAGCCTTTGACTCGGATGGAGATTGATGAGATACGAGGAGTACAAACAAGCGGAGCACTGCAAAAACTCACGCTTAGAGGATTGATTGAACCAAAGGGTCGAGCAGAAGGTCCTGGAAGAGCTATTTTATATGGAACTTCGGGCTACTTTATGGATTATTTTGGTCTTAAAGATTTAAATGATCTACCAAAGATAACCGAATTAGAAACTGAGACTAGCGAAAAAGAGTCAGATTTATTTTTTGAACGTTTTAATCAGCAGTTTGAATAA